tgacattacatttattataacATGTcaattctctctcacacacacgcatttttaatttaacagtaTGGTGTGAAAGTGTTGGTGCATTGTGCTGATGTTAAACAGACGAATAGCATTAGATGTATGATGGACAAGCAGCTAAGTGactttttctttcacacatcATCACCTCTGCGTCGACCACAGTCAGAGTCAAGCATCCCTCAGTGCAGGaaagtttttctgtgtttatataACACCTTACTTCCTTCTCTCACAGCTCCTCCCACCGCTTTTGCAGCTGAACTGATGGAGAGCGGCGACGCTGCCAGAGCCGCTGCCTTCTCCATCACCTTCACCGTCTTCACAGCTTTCCCTTTCCCTTTGTCTTTCCCCATGATCCCCGCCCCCTCTGCTGCACCTTTCCCCAGCGCAGTCACCAGCTCGCTCCAGAAAAGCCTCTCTGCCCTTTTCCTggcctcttcttcctccctcctcctctctaacTCTGGTCCCTGCTCCTGATTGTCTTCAGCCTCCCTCTGAAGGGACTCCACCTTGTGTCCTCTTTCTCCCAGAATCCTCTCTTGTGCCTTTCTGATGACCCTCTCAGCCTCCTTGAACATCTCGTTGCTATAGCAACCGCCTCCATTGTTGGCCACAATCTTGTCTATCTTCTTCAGAAGCTGTACGACCTGTTGTGAGCACAACTTCTTGTCCTGTTCACTATTATCAAAGACGTGATACCCCCCATGGCAGCTGCTGACAAATTCCGACAGCTCAACGCTCTCTTCCAGGAAGTCCTCGATGCGTTTGCCCTGCAGCTGGTCTCCCCAGGTGAACAACACCATGGTAAACCTGATGGCTCCAGGCCCAAACGTAGCCTTGATCCACTCTAAGGCATCCCTCTCCTCCTGGGTGAGCCTGCCGGGCTGCAGCGTCACCAAGAAGGCGTGGGGTCCCGGAGAGGACAGGACAACACACCGTCCCACCTCTGCCATGACCTCCTGAGGGGACAGGTGTGTGTGGAAGAAACCTGGAGTGTCAATCACAGAGACACTCCGCCCGTCTACTGTCCAAGTCTGTCTCTTGCACTGTGTGGTGACAGAACAGGGGGAGACGTCGACCCAGAAGGCAGACTTGCCCAGGATGGTGTTGCCTGAGGAGCTTCTGCCTGTTCCCGTCCTCCCCAGCAGAACAATCCTCAGGGGTTCATCAGCCTCTGATGTAGGGAGTGATGCTTCACAGACTGTGGCAAAATGACAGTCATAGCACATGTATATTATTAGCATTTCACATAAGTATAAGTTACATCTAGCATAGTTAAAGCAGatattccaaaaaaaaaaaaaaaacatcattttcTAGGGAACATTTAAGATTTAAGATCATATTTGAGCAGATGAATGTGTTATGGACtaggttgtttgattttatatagcatttatgatattttaaatggctattattgttttgtatgtggATAGTAGCCTACAGTAAATGGCACGATGCTGCTGCCCTGATCACCCAACTTGCTGTGACAACAGTAATCGACATACCTTCATGTGACGCAGCATTTTCAGAAGACGACATCCTAACAGGAAAACTACAATAAAGCCTGAATTCGTCCTGCCGGTTTCTCGGTGACCGAAAATACAGGAGACGGATGTTTCCGTTGCGACTGGGACGTCCTCTTGCTTTCATTACCACCAAACCGCAGGGAGCATCAGTGCAGCTGCAGTCCGTGtaagagcagagaggagctaCAAAGCCCTGACATTGTAACGCCGTAGTAAAGTTATCATGTAGTGAAGACTACTGTTATAGAGCGACCGCCAATACTGtgaccactggagggcagtTCTAAATAGTCTCTGGTCAAGACAGACAGTTCCAAActaacattttcagtcaaaaccactgaaataaaacagacagcTGTATTTCTAATATTCTGTCCAACGGTTTAAGGGGGTGGACAGGACATTCACAGAGCTATAATATAGAGTATATATTTACAGTCTAGGATCTTGAACATTTATAGCTACTTTTCGGTAATTTAGCTAACTAtgctaatgttattaattaatgttattctCTTTCACTGTAAGAAGGTGATCAGTGCCCTCTAGTGGTCACAGTTATGAACTGCAACACATTAGTCAAACTAGCATCAATGCAGTGATGATAGTAATTAGGTTTTCCCGTGAATACTTTCAAAATACAGTGACCAAACGGACACAATCAGaaattaatttatcaatttTAGATAATCAatcaaccttttttttatttctagtGGTACATAATACAGTAACCAAAATGAAGCAACGAGAAAGAAGTGATAGAGATAATCATGAAATAATCgtgtttattataaaatatacacaaccGCTAAAACGTGCAGGTCGAGGGTCACCACTCTGCACCAAGCCCCCACATCTCAGCCCCCAGGAAGTTCGctgggctttgaagccaatttgacctAGCGGCCAAAccgtggaattacaacttccgggTCCGTCTCGTGACGCACACTGGCCCCACGAGACTTTTTCCCATAGAAAACAATGCGGAAGCTATAAGAAGATCCGGGTAATTTTATACCGGGAAGtcgaacttttttggcttcacgCGCCACTGAGAAGCTTTcataggaaaaaaataaataaataataaaaaaaagctttcaTAGGAACGAATGGAGCCCCGCTTCTgacgctgtatccagttctctttatacatccatgccCTAGCAAGCTTCTCCACCTTCTCCACCGTACACTATAATAACTTTAGCACAGTTACCAATATTACCGAAAAGTAGACTACGGGTCCCTTCACCTGCCCCCATCTGCATCTACGTGACCCTCGACTTGCAACGTTGTGGAGGTCCCTCGATACTCTGTAGTGTGTATTGACGCTAGGTGGAGATGACGGTTGACCACTTGAGAAAAATCATTAGACTGTTTGAATGCGTCAGTTTggtaactttattttgaaagtaagTACCGGATGTGTTGGTGTGCTTTCTTGTCTGCATTGACGTTACTTTTACCAATTTAATATATTGCAGTTCCACACGGTGACCACTGGGGGGCTGTAAAACCTCTAGCCTTGATGCTAGGTGGAGCTCTCCCTCGAGAGTCACCCGTTAGGGAAACAGCCCTTCATTAATGTTACTGTTATTTGTAATATCACACTGTAATGACTtctacatatttatatttaaggtTATTATGCCGATATTAACGCTGTGTGTTAGCCACAAATGTAACGTTGTGTTGCAGTACCTATATGTGACCAGTAGATGGTAGCGAACACTCATGATTCTTAACAGCTGCTATTAAGACAGCTGCTGGTTTAGTTAAATTCattatgtaaattatttttgaaagacaaactgcaaatacaaaaagttatttttcatattattcGGAGAGCAGCAAGAGGGGTGCAGGAGGATGAGTTGATTTGTTAACATACACACTTGTGCCATTCTATACCAATTGTGCAATTTTGGCCACGAATTGAATAGATTTTTGCAGTTCCTCACTGTGACACACTGGAGGGCAGTGGACACTCGTGTTTCTGAACCACTCAGGTCAACTTTGAATTCCACTGAGCGTGAAGACAAATCCAGGGTTACAGTTATTACAGAGTACATCCACTCTGTTTATGCTACTAAGTACTGCTAACACAGCAGGGAGAAAACACTAAGCAGATTGTTGTTAAACCTAATATTCTCCAAAATAGATGTCCCCgtgttttcatttaatcatACAGATGAGATTTGACAATTCATTTATCTCCAGTGAAACTCTGTTGTGTGTATACTTCATTAATAACCAGTTTAATTACATTTCCTAAAAGCCTTGCAcaccacacaggtgttttcagtcatTCAGGTTGATTAGACTTGGCTTGAAATTACACTGAGTTATGATGGATTTGCCGGAGGTTTATCAAAGTACCAATaagaatgaaaaatgttgtgAGCCttaagagagtgagaggatgtcAAGcaagcacagtctgtacacTCCCACtgccacacagtcctgagaagaggtctaattagGTCTAATAAGCAAACACACCTGGAGTGTACCATGGGGGTGCagggattttaaaatgttgaactgaaaAGTTACAGACATTGATTTGTCCCTTCCTTTTACACAAGAAGTATAAAAAATTCAGGAAATGCAAACCACCtcaaaaatgaaacacagaATACTAAAGCACTATGTGAAAGCCTCACAGGCAGTATTTAATGGGATTTTTAACAACATTAGTTTGGGCAGTTTGAACTCACGTAACACTTTTTAATACATAATGACCAATGTTTAAATGGTACTTATTTTATTCCTACTAAAGATAATACCTCCCTAATAATACAAAACTATGGCAATGCAAGATGAAatccaaagttgttttttttttacagcccaGTAAAAATAACCATATTAACTTGTGTTGAAAGGCACTGAGCTAAAAGCTATTCCAATCTATTCTATCTcaactgtattttattgttgtatgttCAGTTTGCCTATCATTTAATGTCACAGGTCTGTTGTAAAGAAACTATAGCAGAGAGTTTTAACCAGGAAAACCACCTCACTTGCCACTCGTCACACACACCTAAAATTTCTCCACAGCCTTTTATGCAGTCACTTTAGTCTCCATTCTTCCTGTGGTAATTCCCTTTAAGGCATCACTCTACCAAACTTTGAATGGCTTCCTTAACAAACTGAGacccagaaaacatttttttgtactgTGCATGCTACTAAGTAGGTAAATGCAGGCAAATAACTGAAACTAACTGAAGGAACTAAAGAAGAAATCATCCTCTACGTCCTTCTCACAACCGTAGGTTGACATCACGAGCAGCCACATTTTGTCTTTAGACTTCTCTGTCTGAGTTGGGTTTTTTCTCTCAGATATATGAGATATCCAGGTTTCAGCTGAAGCGGAACTTGGCTACCAGAATTGGCAGAACTGGTAGGGCCCCACGGCGGTTAATGTATAATCAACAGGATTATAAATCTTGCTACTGTTTTGTTATGGAATGCCAAAAGTGCACACAGGTAAACCAAAGAGAACCACAACTATTCGATTACACGTGCAGTATACCAGCTGTTCATAGACTGCAAAGCAAACACTTCCATTTTACTGAATCGTATGCATTTAATGAGTTTGTTTACTAGTTCCAACAAGCAGCAGTGTTGCTTCGTGCTGTAGTGAGTGATGGATATTCAAGTCATAAAAACTCCTACTATAGCTTAGTTTTTCCACACACGAAGCTCTGATAGACTGAACAATAGAAAAGACAAACTAAACAGAAACGTGCAAACGACATAAATCATGTCTAGTtatggtgtctttttttttcatttcccacATCCATCATTAGATCAGTTGTAACGATGTGTTAGATGAAGTAGTATCTAGATGTCGCTTGAATTTTCCTCCACACCAGTTAATATTTACTGTGCAGGTGGACACTGATCGACAGTCAGGAATcaagaaaaatgtcatttccAAGCCACTTAGAAACTTGGATTTTCTGTCTGTAAATCAACTGTGCTGCAGCCTACTGACTGGTTTTAACTTGATACAAGTTTGAAACAGCCTGGTACTTGAGTCGATATCAGGATGAGCTGTTAGAGGGTCTGTCCCACTCCACATGGTTTCTCACTGGAAAGCATGCTCCCTTGCTGGGAACCTGCTGAGACTCTGTAGCCTCTGGAGGAAAATCCCAGCTCAGAACAGGCACGTCACCTGTGGCATTCACCATGGCATGAGAGGCAGACATGTCTTGTCCTTGTAACACAGTATTCTCACAGTGCGTCTCtctcacactgctgctgctgttacagttgGCCTGTGACAGACACCCGGCTCCATTGATCAAGCTTGAATTCTCGAAGTCAAAGAATGAGTTGTTTTCACCAATCCCCAGTCCAAAGCTCTCTAGCATATCCATCACTGATGGTGTGGACAGGCCACTGGGGGTCTTCTCCTCAGTAAGACTCAGCGTGGGCAAGATGTCCACCAACTCTGCCATCTCCATTGGCCGGATTACCTCGGTGATGCTGGAAGGAAAGTCCTGTTCCCCGCTGTTGGATTCCTGTGCGTCCAAAATTGTATACCCAATTTCCAACTGTCCAACAGCAGCAGGCTCTAGTCCAGATTTGATTAAAGTGCTTGCACATCCTAATTCTGACGGGCCGATGCTTGTCAAGTCTACAGTTGATTGGGCGGCGATGTCTACAGGGTATCCTCCCTTCGCCACGCCCTCCGTTAACACCAGTTCGTCCTCTTCAGGGACAACCATGACTCCCGCTGGAGCGGAGACCTCGGCGGTGACAACGTTTGGTGCAGTCACACTGACTAAACACTCTGAAAGGGAAAtgggaagacagaaagaagttAGTCCTCAAATTATAGCAGCTTCAAGATGAAGCAAGTTACAGTCATTCAGTACTGcagctaacacgctaaactaagatggtgaacgtggtaaacatgctaaacatcaacatgtttagcattgtcattgtgagcatgttagcacgctgatgttagcatttagctcaaagcaccgctgtgccaaaGTAGCATCTTGTTATTACAGCAGTCTTATCTCAAATGGGAAATTGTATACTGTGTCTCTCAtgcattgttttatatttagaaTACAGTATCTCCCTTCGGTTCAAAATGGCATATTTAATATCTATTAAAAATGGGGTGATGAAAAGAATTTTAAATTAAGTGAATTTGCACAAAATAAACCTAAAATGTGGTCCATGGGGCTGAATATGTTGAAACGTGGCAACTGAGTAACTGTATTATTAAACTACGTTAACCTTGTAGAATTTTATTTACCTGGCTGTCTCAATCCTGAAGACCGTACTAGAATATAATTTGATCCATGCTTGTCTACTCCCACATCATCATTGTACCTGTAATGGCTCTCTGTGCTTGTATCCGATGGGGCCATGACAGTCTGGCAGTCAaactgtcctcctcttcctcaccatcAGGACGTGCCGGCGGGTCTCCTCCCATCACCAGGCCTAGAGGCACCGCCCCCACCCACTGCTTGGACCGAACGCACTGTAGACAGTCCATAATCCAGCGGGCACCCCTCCACACCACATTCAGATGCtaaagaaacaggaaaataaatgggaacagagaaacagaaaataatttcataatgtCTACAACAAATGTCCTCCTGGTGATTGGTCTTtaagtgaaataataaatatgcaaaatattcaGGCTGCTACACTTAATCAGATACACTGATGGGTGATTCCAATTAAAAACCATTATTTCTTCCCTCATTAAACCCATATTaatcacagaagaagaa
This genomic interval from Siniperca chuatsi isolate FFG_IHB_CAS linkage group LG21, ASM2008510v1, whole genome shotgun sequence contains the following:
- the LOC122868615 gene encoding GTPase IMAP family member 7-like, producing the protein MKARGRPSRNGNIRLLYFRSPRNRQDEFRLYCSFPVRMSSSENAASHEVCEASLPTSEADEPLRIVLLGRTGTGRSSSGNTILGKSAFWVDVSPCSVTTQCKRQTWTVDGRSVSVIDTPGFFHTHLSPQEVMAEVGRCVVLSSPGPHAFLVTLQPGRLTQEERDALEWIKATFGPGAIRFTMVLFTWGDQLQGKRIEDFLEESVELSEFVSSCHGGYHVFDNSEQDKKLCSQQVVQLLKKIDKIVANNGGGCYSNEMFKEAERVIRKAQERILGERGHKVESLQREAEDNQEQGPELERRREEEEARKRAERLFWSELVTALGKGAAEGAGIMGKDKGKGKAVKTVKVMEKAAALAASPLSISSAAKAVGGAVREGSKVLYKHRKTFLH